The Nitratidesulfovibrio sp. SRB-5 genomic sequence GGCAGCTGCCCGGCGGGCAGCACGCGCACCCAGCGCGACCCCTGCCAGGTCTGCTCGAAGGCCGCCTGCACGTCCTGCGGGCTGACGGGCTTTGCCAGCTTTGCATAGATGGTGGCCAGGATGCCCCGGTTGATGGGCAACAGGTGCGGGTTGAACGACACCACCATGGACGTGCCCGCGATGGCCGACAGCTCCTGCTCGATTTCCGGGGTGTGGCGATGCTTGCCGATGTTGTACGCCCGGAAGGTGTCGGACACCTCGCAGAACAGCGTGCCCACGGCGGCCTTGCGCCCCGCGCCGGTGGCGCCGGATTTGGCGTCCACCACGATGCCGTCGGTTTCCACCAGCCCGTGCTTCAGCGCAGCGTACAGGCCGAGGATGGTGGCCGTGGGGTAGCAGCCGGGGTTGGCCACCAGGCCTGCCTTCTTCACCGCATCGCCGTACAGTTCCGGCAGGCCGTACACCGCCTGGGGCAGTTCGGCCCGGCGGGTGTGGGGCACCTTGTACCAGGCCTCGTACACGTCGGGGTCGCGCAGGCGGAAGTCCGCCGAAAGGTCCACCACGCGCAGGCCGCGCTGGCGCAGGGTGGCCCCCATTTCCATGGCGGCCCCGTGGGGCACGGCCAGGAAGGCCACGTCGCAGTTGTCGGCCAGGTCGTCCGGGTCGGGCGCGGTCATGACCACGTCGCCGCCGGGCAGCCCGCGCAAGAAGGGATAGATGTCGGAAAGGGGGCGGCCCGCCTCTGTGCGCGAGGTGGCGCGCACAAGGCGCATGTTCGGGTGGCCCGCCAGCAGGCGGGTAAGTTCCATGCCCGTGTAGCCGGTAACGCCCACGAGCCCGGCGCGGATGATGGTCATGCCGTGGTCCTTGCGCTGTTTGATCTGTTAGGTCCGTGTGGTCCGTGTGATTTGGGGAG encodes the following:
- the argC gene encoding N-acetyl-gamma-glutamyl-phosphate reductase, whose protein sequence is MTIIRAGLVGVTGYTGMELTRLLAGHPNMRLVRATSRTEAGRPLSDIYPFLRGLPGGDVVMTAPDPDDLADNCDVAFLAVPHGAAMEMGATLRQRGLRVVDLSADFRLRDPDVYEAWYKVPHTRRAELPQAVYGLPELYGDAVKKAGLVANPGCYPTATILGLYAALKHGLVETDGIVVDAKSGATGAGRKAAVGTLFCEVSDTFRAYNIGKHRHTPEIEQELSAIAGTSMVVSFNPHLLPINRGILATIYAKLAKPVSPQDVQAAFEQTWQGSRWVRVLPAGQLPETRHVRGTMFCDVGVVTDQRTNRLVILSAIDNLCRGASGQAVANANLMFGLPVETGLMLAPLMP